A single Acropora palmata chromosome 5, jaAcrPala1.3, whole genome shotgun sequence DNA region contains:
- the LOC141881534 gene encoding neuromedin-U receptor 2-like — MTYEKPLFAKIFLSAITVIEALAGVFCNASILLVIARFKSFRTVCNLLLANLAVVDMLNAAINMPIHLVYTLLDPHLLRGPGFAFLITFLQRGFVLLNLASMLVLLANMYFGIAFNLRYYAWKTNRKAALCCFLVWLICTLLAQLSCLSIHSIDLGDLPVGGYRAEIFKQGKHQFITVAIFFLFGGTLFLVLIVCSIRRNRNKVLKIMNLTDLQAKARMRKDLNSTKTIALTIAAFFLCYLPVLIYALVARLDGSKANFWFSYTSGLVHCFSTIVNPLIYYTRAKRFRFALKHFLKDPFGKGDSVQTAFLKNPKRGMQLNAANTTIRSYHHDQRNEAAFVASGANSSGEKAREERVILSPVSNLKTASQIVVGEGEDSSSNFHRTQNLMFQDSNGEDQNIGMHSEEPFYKLERVVECKSVTETNEKHKGILAKKRNVVTPDT, encoded by the exons ATGACTTACGAGAAACCACTTTTCGCCAAAATTTTCCTGAGTGCAATAACTGTCATTGAAGCCCTGGCTGGAGTATTCTGCAATGCGTCCATTCTTCTCGTAATCGCGCGCTTCAAATCGTTCCGAACAGTTTGCAATCTTTTGTTGGCAAACCTTGCTGTGGTTGACATGTTAAACGCAGCCATTAACATGCCAATCCACTTGGTCTACACGCTACTAGACCCCCATTTACTTAGAGGACCGGGCTTTGCGTTTCTTATAACCTTCCTACAACGTGGCTTTGTGCTTCTTAACCTTGCATCCATGTTGGTTTTATTGGCAAATATGTACTTTGGCATTGCCTTCAACCTGAGATACTACGCTTGGAAAACCAACAGGAAAGCAGCGCTATGTTGTTTCCTGGTCTGGCTTATCTGCACTTTATTGGCACAGTTGTCTTGCCTCTCAATCCACAGCATTGATCTTGGTGATTTACCAGTTGGTGGATATAGAGCTGAAATATTCAAGCAAGGAAAACACCAATTCATTACAGTGGccatattttttctttttggtggAACCCTCTTCTTGGTTCTGATTGTTTGCTCCATCagaagaaacagaaataag gtcttaaaaataatgaacttgACTGATCTTCAAGCCAAGGCTCGAATGCGTAAAGACCTTAATTCGACCAAGACCATCGCGTTGACCATAGCAGCATTCTTCCTCTGTTATCTTCCTGTCCTCATCTACGCACTTGTGGCCCGACTCGATGGAAGCAAAGCTAATTTCTGGTTCTCTTACACTTCGGGGCTAGTCCATTGCTTTTCCACGATTGTAAACCCGCTCATCTATTACACGAGAGCCAAAAGATTTCGCTTTGCCTTAAAGCACTTCCTCAAAGATCCCTTTGGAAAAGGAGACTCAGTACAAACTGCCTTTCTAAAGAATCCAAAACGAGGAATGCAACTTAATGCTGCAAATACAACGATCCGCAGTTATCATCACGATCAAAGAAATGAAGCAGCTTTTGTGGCTAGTGGAGCAAATAGCAGCGGTGAAAAAGCACGGGAAGAAAGAGTTATCTTATCTCCCGTGTCTAACTTAAAAACTGCATCACAAATCGTGGTCGGAGAAGGCGAAGACTCTTCCTCGAACTTCCATCGAACGCAGAATTTAATGTTTCAAGACTCGAATGGCGAAGATCAGAACATCGGGATGCACAGTGAAGAACCATTCTACAAGCTAGAGAGAGTAGTGGAGTGCAAGTCTGTGACTGAGACTAACGAGAAACACAAAGGGATTCTTGCAAAAAAACGAAATGTCGTAACACCTGATACCTAA